Part of the Pseudodesulfovibrio mercurii genome is shown below.
GGGCCTGGACCTTGGACGTGAAGTCCGCCTCGACCACCCGGAAGACGCCGCCCTCCTCGGCCTGGACAGCGCCGATGCGGGTCACGTCCCGGACCTCGCGCACGGCCAGGGAGAAGGCGTCGGACAGTCTGACCGGCGGCTTGGCGGGCAGCGTGCTCAGCCGGTCCGCGCCCGTGGGCATGGCCCCGACCAGGGGGATCTCGGCGTGGCCGTAGTTGACGTCGTAGAAATGCAGGGAGAGCTGGCGCATGTTCCCGTCGGGCACCAGGAAGACCACGGTGCCCCGGACGGTCTCCTTGGGCGGCACGGCCACGGCCGGTTCGTCCGGGAGGGTCAGCGGGGTCTCGGCCAGCCAGGTGGCCGGGGAGACCGGGGTCATGACCGCGTCGTTCCAGCGCAGGAACAGGTGCCGCTTGAGGTCCGGGATGACGTAGGTGGGGACCATCTCCACGACCTTGCCCGTGGTGGCCTTGTCGTTGCCCACCCAGGCCGCCGGGTGGTTGGACCCGTCGGGGTAGACCAGGACCTGCTGCTTGGGCAGGACGTTTTGCAGGTCCACGGCCAGGGCCAGGTAGCGGTAGTGGTCCGGGGCGTCCAGGCCGCGCAGCCGGTCCAGGAACCAGGCGGACTCCACGGTGAACTTGGCGGCCTTGTTGCCGCCCGTGACCCCGATGGGGATGCGCTTGGTGATGCGCGCGTCGCGCACGGGCACCCCGTCGCCGGTGAGCAGGGCCGACACGGCCGGGTCGTAGCGCTCCCTGAGCTCGGCCAGCTCGTAGCCGATGGCGGCCGGAATCTCCACGGTGTCGTCGGTCTTGAGCGGCGGCAGCTCGGTCTGGTCCGCCCCGGCAAAGGTCAGGTTGCGGCCGTTTTGCAGCCGGTGGCGCACGGTCAGCTCGACCATGGTTCGGACCGCGTCGCCGGACGGCACGGGCTTGCGGATGTCCGCCACCAGCCCGTCGAAGGCCCGGCCCAGTTCGGCCGGGTCCTCGGTCAGGACGTAGCTGCCGCCGGAGATTTCGGCCGCGCGCTTGAAGGGCGCGGGGTCGAGTTCGCCGATGCCGACCCACAGGCAGTAGACGCCCTCGTCGCGCAGCTTGGCCAGGGTGGTCTCGAAGAACAGCTTGTCCTCGGGCTCCACGTCTAGGGCCGCGTCGGTGATGAACAGCAGGTAGCGGCGGGTGGACGGGATGGCCCGCTGGGTCTCGAGCACGGCGGCCACGGCCCCGGCGATCTCGGTGCCGCCGTCGGCGTACAGGTCGTTCATGGCCGCGAGCATTTCGCCCGTGTTGGCCGTGGTCACCTGTTCGATGACGTTCTGGTCCGAGAAGGTCATGCCCTGGGCCAGGACCTCGTCGGGCAGGGCCGCGAGGAAATCGTGCAGGATGGCTTTGACCTTGTCCATGCGGTAGTTGCAGCCGCTGAAGTCCGGGGTCTTGTCCATGGACCCGGAGATGTCCACCATGCAGGTGACCACCGGCACGTTGGACGGCCGCCCGCGCGTGGGCCGCTCGTACCGGGCGGTGAAGGTGTTGGCCAGGTTGGCGTTGACCACGGCGAAGGCCTTGTCCAGGGCTCCGGGGTCCGAGGCCGGGTAGTAGCGCCCGCCGGACAGGGACGCGATGCGGTCCAGGGTGGACACGTCGTGCCCCTTGCCGAAGCCGATGGTGAAGACCGGCACGCCGCCGGTCTTGACCGCGTCCAGGACCTCCCGCCTGGTGGCCTTGGAGCCCGGCCCGGTGTCGTTGAAGTTGGCGTCGAACCCGTCGGTGAAGACGAGCAGGGCGGGCCGTTTGGCCCCGGCCAGCATGTGCAGGCCGAGGAGCACGGCGTCGTTCAGGCAGGTGGCCCCGTTGGCCTTGATCCCGGCCAGCCCCTTGAGGGCCGCGTCGCGGGTCTCGCCCGGCAGCGCCCTGGGCTTGGTGTCGAAGTCCACCACGCGCACCCGGGCGTCCGCGGGCAGGGCGGCGATGAATTTCCGGGTGGCGTCGAGGGCGTTGCGCATTTGCCCCTTCATGGACCCCGAGGAGTCCACCAGCAGGACGATGTCCAGCGGCAGCCGGGTGCGCTCCACCGAGACCACCCGGGCCGGGGAGCCGCCCTCCCTGACGGTCAGGTCGGCGGCCAGGGGGACCATGCCCTCGGCGTCGGGCCCGTAGAGGGAGAAGGTCGCGTCCACGTGGTTGCCCTTGCGCTCGACGGCGTTGACCGCCAGCCCGTTGCCGCCCTCGGCCGCGAAGACCGAGGTCATGGCCAGGGGCCAGTCCAGGACGGTCTCACGGCCCGAGTGCACGGGCACGAACTGGGCGCGCACGGCCGTGGCCGTCTTGAGGCTGGTGGGCAGGACCTCCACCTGCCACAGACCGGCGGGCATGAGGAAATAGGCGTCCCCCTCGGGGGTCACGTCGCCGTTCTCGAACCCGGTGCCGTCCGGGAACTCCGGGTGGAAGGCGTGGACCGCCCCGAAGCGGTTCACGGCGCGGATGCGGGCCAGGCCGTAGGGCACGTTGCGGATGCGCAGGGCCCCGAGCTTCTCGCCCATGCGCACCTTGGGCACGGGGTAGGGGTGCTCGTTCAGGGTCACGGACACGGCGGTCGCGTCCGAGCCCGGATTGGTGGACAGGATGAAGTGGCAGACCCCGGCCTCCTGGGGCAGGCCGTCGATGGCGAAGCGCTGGGCCCGGCCGCCGTTCAGGGACCACTTGCCCGCGATCTCGCGGCGGTACGCCCCGGCGCGCAGGATCTCCTCGGCCTCCAGGTAGCATTCGCCCGAGGGCAGCGTGACGGTCAGGCTGCGGTACCGGCCGCCGGGGTTGTCCGTGAAGAAGCGGACCTCCACGCGCTCCTCCCCGGCCAGGGGAAAGGACACGGTCCGGCCGGGGTCCAGGCGCAGGGTCCGGACCACGGCCAGGTCCAGGCCGTTTTCGAAGCGGCCCTTGCACCACCAGACCACGCCGTTGCCCGCGTCCTTGCGCAGGAGCAGGTGGAACTCGTCGTCGCGCAGGAGTTCCGCGCCCTGCGCCTCGGCGAACGCCTTGAGGGCCGCGATCATGGTCGGCAGCTCGTCGCCGGAATAGGTGTAGTACCAGGCGTCCCCCTGGATCTCGCGGGTCTCCAGGCCGTCCCCGCGCGGGATGGCCACCTCGATCTCGGCGTTGGCCGCGGGGTTGATGTCGACCACCTCGCGGAACCCGGCCAGGGGGTCGAAGGACGGGACCTCGTCCAGGGCCCAGGCTGCGGGACAGGCGGTCAGGACGGTCAGGATCAGGACCAGGCGGAACGCGAAGCGGTGCATGCCTACCTCCGGGTTGGGGATGACGCTTATATTCCCATAGCCAATCTTTATGTTCCGGGCAAACTTGTGACCGCCCCGCGCGGCGGGCGTATATGGGCCGCGCAAGGCGGCGGGAGGAGCGGAGGCGGGCGCACCATCCCCGCCCCGGCCGGATTCCGCTGGCGTTATTTTCGTACAGCGGATATTCTGCGCGGAACTCATACGCGTTCATCTTTTTCGGCGAGGAGAGCCCATGGCGACGGAAGATCGGGACAACCCGCGGGGCGCGGGGCGCGGTACGATGTTCGAGCGGCTGTACGGGATCGTCAACGACTACACGGGCGGGCGGCTCATCGCGCAGCTGACCCCGGAGCGGTTCGGGACGATCTGGCGGGACATCGTCACCGGGTCCGAGCCCGCGCCCAGGTACTACATCATGGTGGTGGTCTCGACCCTGATCGCCGAGTTCGGCCTGCTGTCCAACAGCACGGCGGTGGTCATCGGGGCCATGCTCGTGGCCCCGCTGATGACGCCGATCTTCGGCATCTCCCTCGGCCTGGTCCGGGGGAACACCCGGCTCATCCGCAAGGCGCTCAAGTCCGAGGTCCAGGGCGTGCTCATCGCCGTGGGCATGGGGCTGCTGGTGGGCGGCCTGCTGGTCCTCATCGACCCGGCCATCGAGTCCACCCCGGAGATGCTGGCCCGGACCAAGCCCAACCTGTTCGACCTGATCGTGGCCCTGCTGGCGGGCTTTGCCGGGGCCTACGCCATCGTGGACGAGAAGATCAGCCCGGCCCTGCCCGGCGTGGCCATCGCCACGGCCATCGTGCCGCCCCTGGCCAACTGCGGGCTTTGCCTGGCCTACGGGCTGTACGCCGGGGCGCTCGGCTCGTTCCTCCTGTTCACGGCCAACTTCCTGTCCATCCACCTGATCAGCGCGCTGCTGTTCTTCCGGGTGGGCATGGCCAGGGACTACGGCGAGGAGACGCGGGGCGTGGTGGTCAAGCGGTTCGGGCCCACCTTCGTGCTCTTCGTGGCCATCGCCGTGACCTTCGCCTTTTTCTTGTTCGATACCCTTGAGGAGCGCAAGGTCTACAACGAGGCCTACGCCATCCTGTCCGAGGAACTTTCCGACTACGCGGCCACCGGCATCGACGGGTTGGAGATCCACCAGGGCAGGGACGGGATGAGCGTCCTGGCCCGCATCTATTCCACCGGGGATTTCGACCCCAACCAGGTGGGACGCATCGAGGCGCGTCTGGGCCAGAGTCTGGACAGGTCGGTCCATCTGGTGGTCCGGGCCATCAGGACCGCCGACATCTCGGCCAGGGGCGCGGACGTGCCGGGGCTGAACAAGGCCCTGGAGGGGACCACGCCGTCCTTCAGGATGAACCTGCTGCGCATCACAGAGCAGGTGGTCCGTGAGTTCCTGGCCGACCGGGTGGGGCTCGATTTCGAGAAGGCGGAGTACCTGCACCTGCCCAACGGCGCGGTCGTGGCGGTCAGCCTGTCCGGGCTGCGCGGACCGAGCGGGGAGGAGATCCGGGCCATGGAGGAGCGCATCCGGAACGACACGCAGTTCGACGCCCTTCGGCTGCTCATCCGATACACGCGGCAGGACCTGTTCGACGACCGGGGGCCCATCCGTTCGGCCTGGACCACCTGGATGGAGACCACCGAGGCGCAGCGCCGGGCCGACGAGGAGGGGTGCCGACTGATCGCCGAGTGGTTCCAGGGCGGGGACAGCCTGCTCGTGACCCGGGTCAACGGGGTGATCGAACCGAACGGCCACACCTTCCTGGTGGAGGCCGAGGGCACCGGCGAGTACCGCCGGGAGACCCTGGCCGTCCTGCGCGACCGGGTCGGCCGACAGCTCGGCACGCCCGTGACCATCTACGTCTGGCTCAACCACGGCGTGGTCCTGACCGAGGACGGCCTGGTCCCCTACAACACCCTTCTGGACCGCCGCCTGGACGAGATCCGTCGCAATTCCGGCAAGGAGATCCGGGAACTGCTCGACAGCTCCCGCTGACCGCCTCCCGCACCGTCGGCGAGGTCCGGGAATCCGCCAGGGATCACGGCCAGGTCGGCTGGTTGTGGGCTGACTCGCCGACCGGCCTTGCCGAGTCTGGAAACCGGCCTGCGTTTCTGCTTTGCGGGCTGACGGCCCCGGCAGGGGGGGCTGCATTGTCCGCTCGGCTGACGGGAGCGAGCCGAGCGCCGTCCCCATCCGGACGGTGCGCGCTCCATGAAGCCCGCGCCGGGCGTCGAGGAATCGGGTTTATTGTTGCGGCGTGAAGAAATACACCGTCATTCCCTGGACGACGCCCTTGTTGCGGCTGAATGCGATGAAATTGACCTTTTGCGCTTTCTTGTTGTCCATGATGGCGATGCCGATGCCGTTCTTCGTCTCGTCCTTTACCAGCAGGTCGTTGTTCATGTTCATGACGGCAACATCGAGCTCCCCGTCCTGTTGCGGTACGCTCATGAACAGATAGTGCCCTGTCTCCTCCAGGTCGATGTCGAATCCGGAATAAAAGACGCCGTTTCTCTCCTCGTCCAGTGCCAGCTTGTCGATCTTTTTTATCACGGAGACATTCATGTCGGGACTTTGCTTTTTAAGGACGTAGGTTATGAGTGCGTCGGCCGCGTTGCCCAGGGCGGCGTCCCAATAGGCAATGTCTATCCGCGACCGGGCCGGTTGCCCGTCGCCTTTGGGGGACGTGGTGTAGGTCAACCCTATATTGCCGGGTTCTCCGGCCAGGACAAAGGCGTAGTGAGCATAGTTGGCGAAGTCGATTTTCGGGGTGTATGCGCTTATGTTCTTCTTTCCGGAAAGCACGATTTTCATGCCCTGGATGGTATCTTCGGATTGGATGCGTATCAGGTACAGCCCCGGTCTCTCCAAATGGATTTTCTCCGCGCCCGCACCCGCGCCCTGGCTGTTTTTCATGAGAACGTCGCTGGATATCGACCAGGCGGATTTCACCGTATCGACGCCGAAGATGTCTTTCGCTGCGTCCAGGACTTCCTGGTTCGATGTCGTGTAGCCCGGCAGATATTCACGCAGGCTTTCCTTCCACTGCTGCTTCAGGGCCGCGACCCTGCCGTCCGGATCCGGGCCGAGGAGGTCGAACAGGAAATCGATCCGCTGTCCGAAATTCACGTCGGCGGCGTTGGGAGTCCTGGCCCATGTGCCGGGGGACACGTTCATTGAACTGATGATCCCGATGACCTTGCCCTCGGCGGTGAACATCGGGCTTCCGCTAGCGCCGCCGGTGACGGGCAGGCCGTGATGGATCAGCCTGTTGGGAAAGTCGTCTCGCCGGGTCTGGAAGAAATCGGTGACGCGAATTATCTCGTCCTGTTGGGCCACCGGGGCCGGTTTCTTGTTGTTCCCCGGCAACAGCGCCTCCATCGGGTAGCCGACAAAGGCCACCGGCATGCCCGGACCGATGGCGGAAAGCTCCTCCATGGTTGCCAGGGGCAGGGGCCGCCCCAGGTCTTCCGGGTTCTCGGGGTAGAGGATGGCGACGTCCGCAGGGGTGGTGGTTTTGAAGAGCGACAGCTTGTCGCCGACTTTTTGGCAGGGCCAATACCCGCTCCACAGGTCGCCGAAGGCGGCGTATCCCGGATGGATGAACGCGTCCTTGATGACATAACTCCTGTACGGGGCGACGGGCGAGCGGGCGATCATTTCCTCTTGAGGCTTCAGCCGTTCGAGCTGACCGGCCACATGGGCGTTGGTCACAAGCCGGTTCCCCTCGATGACCCAGGCGGTGCCTGCGGGCTGTTCCCCTCCCCCGCTGTTCCGGACCAGGATCAGATATACGGAGCGGCTGATCCCCTCGATAACCTCGCGGGGAATGCCGTCGGCCTGTCCCTTCACCTGGGTCAGGGTTGCGGATATTGCGTCCAGGCGCGCGGCCACGCGCTGCACGTTGTCGTCCGAGACGTGGATATCCGATTCCAGCCAGAACTGGTGCTCGCCGATATAGAGCATCGCGGCGCCCAGCAACACGAGGAAGACGAGCAGGGTTCGGAGATGCCTGTTGGTCCGCTGCACCTGCTCCCCCGCCTGCAGGTTCCTCCCCGTGTTGTTCTTCGGCTGCCTCCGTTCGTCGATCACCTCGACTTCAATGATGACGTCTTCGCCGAGTTGGACGGTCGCCGTGCCCGCTATCTCCTGATCCTCGAAGGGCGTCTCCCCATCGATCAGGACATGGTTGTCCATGTTGAGATCGACCTGGTACCGCCCCAGGCTCCGCCTGAAGGCGATATGCTCATTGCCCATTCCCGTGTCCCGATATCGCTCCGGAAACGAGATGTCGCAGCTCTCGGCGTCGCAGCCGACGACCACCATTTGATGCCGATGGTCGAAATAATATTCCGTTTTCCGGTCCGACGTCGTGCCCTGGAGAATGGAGATCTTGAGTCCTGTCATATGGGGTCCTTGGAGGGTCGAGGGGGGATACGGTCAAATCGCAACGGGCATGACGACGCACGGTGGATTTTCAGTACACCAACGGGATCATCAAATCCACGTTGATTCTTCAACGGAACGTCAAGGTCAGGTCTGTTCACGGCCCGTCCCGCGTGCGCCGCCGCCCTCGCGGCGCGACAGGCGTCGTGTGGCGCCGTCCGAGACGGGGCGTCCCGCCTCTGTCTCCGTATGGGCCGCAGGTCCTTCCGCCTCATCTGTTGCGGGTTTTCAAACGCCGTCCCAACGCACGGGCCAACTGTTCCTTCGTATATTCAACCGGAGCCGGAACGGGGCGCGCCCCGCCCGGAGCGAGTATCGACACTTCGCCGGAAGGGGCCGTTGAAAGGAGAATTATGGGCATGTCGCGTTTCAGGGCCGCATGGACCGTGGCCGCCGTCCCGAGGGGCGTTGAAATATCCCCGTCGAAAACCGCGACCAACAGATCGCTGTGATCGGCCAGGACTTCGGAACACGCGGCATACGCCTCAGGCCGATGCGCGGGGGAGCCGTCGAGTTCGATGATCCGGCCGACGGCCCGGCCCGCCGTTTTGCCGCCGATGCGGGTCAGCCATCGACGAAATTCGGCAACGGTCCCGTGAACCGGGTCCACGACGCTCGCTTCAGGCAGGAAATCCTTTTCATATTCAGCCCTGGCGAAGGGCAGGATGGCGGTCAGGGTGTGTTCGAAGGGTATCAGGCCGGGTTCAATGCAGAGCCTGTCCGCTCCCTCCGCCAAGGAGGAGACGAACAGAAAACCGGCCTGTCCCCGGGCGGGGAAGTCCCCGGCGCCGTCGGCGGATGCGCGGTAAAGGTCCCGGTAGACTTGTCCGAGCTTTTGCCGCAGGCCCGGCAGCAACGCCGCCTCCAGACGCCTATGGCCTGCCACGCCGATGCGTATGGGAGAGGTCGCGTCCGTAGCGTGTATCTCTTGAAAAGGTCTCATGCGGATGCCGCACCCAACGGCCGGACAATGTGAATGTGAACTTTATAAAAAAGCTAGTATATGGGCTTGCAAATTACAAGTACTCTATTTTAAAAACTGTTATGGTTTAATATGTTGCCATATTCGGAGACGCCATGAGTGAGACGGAAAGCCATAGATACAGTGCGTTCATCAGCTATCGGCACACCACAAAAGACCGGAAATGGGCCGAGTGGCTTTTGGAGGCCCTGGAGACGTACCGTATTCCGAAGGCATTGCAAAAGGCGGGCTTTCCGGGCCGGGTGGGCAGGGTCTTCCGCGATCGAGACGAACTCCCGACGGACGGCAGCCTGAACAATCAGATCGAGACGGCGCTCAGGCAATCCAGATTCCTGATCGTCATCTGCTCTCCGGACACCCCGCAGTCCAAGTGGGTATCCCGGGAAATCGAAATTTTCAAAGAGTTGGGGCGGGGAGACAAGATCCTCCCCCTGCTGGTCGAAGGTGAGCCGGACGAGTCCTTCCCCAAGGTGCTGACCACGAGTCGGCTTGTCGGTTTCGAGGAGGCCGAGGCCGATCCGCCGGTCAAGGATGTCGAACCCATAGGCGCGGATGTCCGGCCGGTGGAGGGCAAAAGCGAAAAGGAGATCAGGAAAGACGAACTGCTGCGGCTGGTGGCCGGGATAATCGGCTGCGGTTTCGATGACCTGAAGCAGCGGGACAAGGAGCGGGAGCGGAAAAAACGCCAGTACCGCATTATGGGGGGCGCAGTGACGTGCCTGCTGCTTCTCGCGGCCGGGCTTTATTATTGGGACTATAATCGCATCAAGACAAGCTACTTTAATAACTACGTCAATGTGTACGGCGTCCCCAAGGGGATAGGGCCAATAAGCGATGAAGAGGCGAAGAAGAGGAATGTCGCCTATGCGCTTTCGTATCAGCGGGGCAAGCTCATACGCATGGTGCGGCAGAAGGGGGCGCAGAGGGCCATAGCCTACGAACAGTCCTACAATGTCGACCCGTGGCTGGTTGGCATCGCCGAATGGCGGTATCAGTATGGAGTTCACGGGAGACTGGATAAGGTCTCCCTGTATGATGCCCAAGGCAAATACAAGGTCGCCCACAATTATGAATTCCCGACCGACGGGGACAAGGCAACCATCTATTTCCGCAAGATGTCCTATGAAGGCGAGGGCATCCCCACGACGGTTGAATCGACCTCGTCCCTGCTCGCCGACTCCATGCAGAACGGCAAGAGTGAAATTTTTCAACACATTGTTTACTTCAACGCGCTTGGTTACGAAAGCAGAAGGGTTTTCCGCACGATCAGCGGGGGGGCCGCCAAAGACCAGCTCGGCGCCGCGGGGTATGCGTATGCGTATGACGGCCACGGCTCACGCGTGCGTGTCCGTTTCCTGGACACGCAACAGCATGAACTCATACTCAAATCCGGTCTCGCCGAGATCGTCTGTACTCCCTCCATTGACGGCATCGCCGAAACGATGACGTTCCTGAACGAAAAGGGCGAGCAGCTATTAACTAAGTTCGGGTATGCGAAAATAGTCGTCGAACTGGACGCTCAGAGAAATGCAACAGGGATAAGCGCTCTGGGGACGGACGGGCAGCCGATTCTCCACAAGGAAGGGTACGCCCGGCTGATCCGACGCTATGACGACCGGGGCAACCTCATCGAGGAAGCCTACCGGGGAGTGGATGGTCGGCCCGTCCTCTGCGATGAGGGCTATGCCAAGGTCACCTGCGCATATGACGACCGAGGCAACGCAACGGAATACGCCTACCAGGGCGCCGACGGTCAACCGATTCTCCGCAAGAACGGCTATGCCCGGCTGACCCGACGCTATGACGACCGGGGCAACCTGGTCGAACAAGCCTATTGGGGGGTGGATGGTCGGCCCATTCTCCACAAGGATGGTTACGCCGAGGTCTCCTGCGAGTACGATGATCGCGGCAACTTCATCAAGGAAGCGTACCGGGGAGTGGATGGGCGGCCGGTCCTTTGCGGTTATGGCTATGCCAAGGTCACCTGCGCATATGACGACCGAGGAAGCCTACCGGGGAGTGGATGGTCGGCCCGTCCTCTGCGATGAGGGCTATGCCAAGGTCACCTGCGCATATGACGACCGAGGCAACGCAACGGAATACGCCTACCAGGGCGCCGACGGTCAACCGATTCTCCGCAAGAACGGCTATGCCAGGCTGACCCGACGCTACGACGACCGGGGCAACCTGATCGAACAAGACTATTGGGGAGCGGATGGTCGGCCGATCCTGCAAAAGAACGGGTACGCCCGGCTGATCCAACGCTATGATGACCGGGGCAACCTGATCGAACAATCCTATCGGGGAGTGGATGGTCAGCCCATTCTCCACAGGGATGGTTACGCCGGAGTGACCCAAACATACGATGAACACGGCAACCTCATCGAGGAAGCCTATTGGGGCGTGGACGGGCAACCGATTCTCCACAAGGAAGGGTACGCCCGGCTGACCCGACGCCAGGATGACCGGGGCAACCTCATTGAACAATCCTATTGGGGAGTGGACGGTCGACCGATTCTCCGCAAGAACGGCTTTGCCCGGCTGACCCAACGCTATGACGACCGGGGCAACCTGGTCGAACAAGACTATTGGGGCGTGGACGGTCAACCGATCCTCCGCAAGAACGGGTATGCCCGGCTGACCCGACGCTATGATGATCGGGGCAACCTGATCGAACAATCCTATTGGGGGGTCGGCGGCCAACCGATTCTCCACGAAGAGGGTTACGCCCGGCTGATCCAACGCTATGACGACCGGGGCAACCTCATCGAACAATCCTATTGGGGGGTGGATGGTCGGCCGGTCCTCCGCGATAACGGCTATGCCAGGCTCACCTGCGAATATGATGATCGCGGCAGCCTCATCGGGGAGGCCTATTGGGGAGTCGGCGGGCAACCGATTCTCCACAAGGATGGGTACGCCCGGCTGAGCCAACAATACGATGACCGGGGCAACCTGATTGAACAATCCTATTGGGGCGTGGACGACCGGCCGATTCTCCACAAGAACGGGTATGCCAGGCTCACCTGCGAATATGATGATCGCGGCAGCCTCATCGAGGAAGCCTATTGGGGCGTCGACGGGCAACCGATTCTCCAAAGGGATGGGTACGCCAGGTTGGCCCAACAATACGATGACCGGGGCAACCTGATTGAACAATCCTATTGGGGCGTGGACGGTCAACCGATTCTTCGCAAGAAGGGGTTTGCCAGGCTGACCCAACGCTATGATGATCGCGGCAACATTCTTGAGGAAGCCTATTGGGGCGCCGACGGTCAGCCGATTCTCAATAAGGATGGCTACGCCAGGCTGACCCGGAAATACGACGGCCGGGACAACGTGACGGAATATGCCTACTGGGGAACCGACGGGCAGCCGATCCTCTGCAAAAACTATTTCGCCAGGCTGACCCAGAAATACGATGGTCGGGGCAATCTCGTCGAGGAGGCCTACTGGGGAACCGACGGGCAACCGATCCTTTGCAAAAACGCTTTCGCCAGGTTGACCCAACGCTATGATGGGCGGGGCAACCTCATTGAACAGGCCTATTGGGGACCTGATGGGCGGCCGATCCTTTGCAGTAACGGGTATGCCGGGTTCACCAGCGAATATGATGGCCGGGGCAACGTCATTGGACTAGCCTATTGGGGCGTTGACGGGAAGCCGACGTTTCTCAAAGCGGGCTATTGCATGCAGACCCGGCAATATGATGATCGAGGCAACGTCATTGAGGAAGCCTACTGGGGACCCGATGGGCAGCCGATCCTTTGCAGAAAAGGGTATGCCCGGGTCACTCAGCAATATGATGATCGGGGCAATGTCACGGGATACGCCTACTGGGGGGTAA
Proteins encoded:
- a CDS encoding TIGR00341 family protein: MATEDRDNPRGAGRGTMFERLYGIVNDYTGGRLIAQLTPERFGTIWRDIVTGSEPAPRYYIMVVVSTLIAEFGLLSNSTAVVIGAMLVAPLMTPIFGISLGLVRGNTRLIRKALKSEVQGVLIAVGMGLLVGGLLVLIDPAIESTPEMLARTKPNLFDLIVALLAGFAGAYAIVDEKISPALPGVAIATAIVPPLANCGLCLAYGLYAGALGSFLLFTANFLSIHLISALLFFRVGMARDYGEETRGVVVKRFGPTFVLFVAIAVTFAFFLFDTLEERKVYNEAYAILSEELSDYAATGIDGLEIHQGRDGMSVLARIYSTGDFDPNQVGRIEARLGQSLDRSVHLVVRAIRTADISARGADVPGLNKALEGTTPSFRMNLLRITEQVVREFLADRVGLDFEKAEYLHLPNGAVVAVSLSGLRGPSGEEIRAMEERIRNDTQFDALRLLIRYTRQDLFDDRGPIRSAWTTWMETTEAQRRADEEGCRLIAEWFQGGDSLLVTRVNGVIEPNGHTFLVEAEGTGEYRRETLAVLRDRVGRQLGTPVTIYVWLNHGVVLTEDGLVPYNTLLDRRLDEIRRNSGKEIRELLDSSR
- a CDS encoding VWA domain-containing protein, producing the protein MHRFAFRLVLILTVLTACPAAWALDEVPSFDPLAGFREVVDINPAANAEIEVAIPRGDGLETREIQGDAWYYTYSGDELPTMIAALKAFAEAQGAELLRDDEFHLLLRKDAGNGVVWWCKGRFENGLDLAVVRTLRLDPGRTVSFPLAGEERVEVRFFTDNPGGRYRSLTVTLPSGECYLEAEEILRAGAYRREIAGKWSLNGGRAQRFAIDGLPQEAGVCHFILSTNPGSDATAVSVTLNEHPYPVPKVRMGEKLGALRIRNVPYGLARIRAVNRFGAVHAFHPEFPDGTGFENGDVTPEGDAYFLMPAGLWQVEVLPTSLKTATAVRAQFVPVHSGRETVLDWPLAMTSVFAAEGGNGLAVNAVERKGNHVDATFSLYGPDAEGMVPLAADLTVREGGSPARVVSVERTRLPLDIVLLVDSSGSMKGQMRNALDATRKFIAALPADARVRVVDFDTKPRALPGETRDAALKGLAGIKANGATCLNDAVLLGLHMLAGAKRPALLVFTDGFDANFNDTGPGSKATRREVLDAVKTGGVPVFTIGFGKGHDVSTLDRIASLSGGRYYPASDPGALDKAFAVVNANLANTFTARYERPTRGRPSNVPVVTCMVDISGSMDKTPDFSGCNYRMDKVKAILHDFLAALPDEVLAQGMTFSDQNVIEQVTTANTGEMLAAMNDLYADGGTEIAGAVAAVLETQRAIPSTRRYLLFITDAALDVEPEDKLFFETTLAKLRDEGVYCLWVGIGELDPAPFKRAAEISGGSYVLTEDPAELGRAFDGLVADIRKPVPSGDAVRTMVELTVRHRLQNGRNLTFAGADQTELPPLKTDDTVEIPAAIGYELAELRERYDPAVSALLTGDGVPVRDARITKRIPIGVTGGNKAAKFTVESAWFLDRLRGLDAPDHYRYLALAVDLQNVLPKQQVLVYPDGSNHPAAWVGNDKATTGKVVEMVPTYVIPDLKRHLFLRWNDAVMTPVSPATWLAETPLTLPDEPAVAVPPKETVRGTVVFLVPDGNMRQLSLHFYDVNYGHAEIPLVGAMPTGADRLSTLPAKPPVRLSDAFSLAVREVRDVTRIGAVQAEEGGVFRVVEADFTSKVQALLDVNPAERFSLRLNTAEGALNVRLHEATALLPMGFYAPTLLSPGSNNRVRLVFRVPGDVAGEAGKGELVVDVKGGGVVVPLDERAAKAVPRTAPDDALKGDGVALVVNGLAPLPDRENLYVADLTLFDQKDGKATQLVDAFILRNRNFTPGPGFEPPPLDWTKSKGLAGFAADNALIPVGTMPPALDTADLVFGVTDETIVPDGGSLRGLILFSLPPSEPDPAAWDLTSPLFPDLKQPVGDEPYPEGRLLVRRQGAEQPYGEGSMVAFEEAVAELARQRAARRFEKPGAYRPKATDLDGDAPPVRAVAVPEITDPAQAEFADIKTLKALKARLKTVRCLPADLGEWRHLFAPQAVLVQNWGGPADFARMAELVLARQGVKTRRLSLELTDRGRQALARLAGLERTDAYAVPALEYRDADGNKHVLVAPFLETEAKLPGLIRKVADDDPSAEPMTASVTVSVLARPVQTGQARAGRELSDALSGESDAGAPVELHLLTASPSLPALSRGAVDLGFTLAGYGNGPVIKAIFDGNDGRVIGADAVDTGDYVIVAERLSITLNQRQLVLELPVDENESLTDRYHCLGLNLPDMDMDAVRKLDKTMRAVHKLEDAPDNLSALRWYARNRLYRFVCAQSEYERSLAGTLKLTVGRTTTPRCLIATVSRTGPDQPVRTALDLRQAANQVQPAPGTNPEAVRAFNILSGLFASQLEAKVLGPDGVGFYQLLPRYPADTRFLWLTADARAAMAEDLKKAVPDRVFRLLNQSRATVLFPDQPAILDGRPRWAWLEVDPDTYRTIAVLDTGERGGMVERVFSDLWKQGLDYVTGGLVGISSSIWSVSAFSLVLDDYKQIMTEAKKFALGLADNFSASVKVGDFQFKGAVGSSQIETTYTGAGAGAVNAAKTGKGWYDKLKEPKIDLGGFEGGFKDGVNFYFSQAGG
- a CDS encoding trypsin-like serine peptidase, translating into MTGLKISILQGTTSDRKTEYYFDHRHQMVVVGCDAESCDISFPERYRDTGMGNEHIAFRRSLGRYQVDLNMDNHVLIDGETPFEDQEIAGTATVQLGEDVIIEVEVIDERRQPKNNTGRNLQAGEQVQRTNRHLRTLLVFLVLLGAAMLYIGEHQFWLESDIHVSDDNVQRVAARLDAISATLTQVKGQADGIPREVIEGISRSVYLILVRNSGGGEQPAGTAWVIEGNRLVTNAHVAGQLERLKPQEEMIARSPVAPYRSYVIKDAFIHPGYAAFGDLWSGYWPCQKVGDKLSLFKTTTPADVAILYPENPEDLGRPLPLATMEELSAIGPGMPVAFVGYPMEALLPGNNKKPAPVAQQDEIIRVTDFFQTRRDDFPNRLIHHGLPVTGGASGSPMFTAEGKVIGIISSMNVSPGTWARTPNAADVNFGQRIDFLFDLLGPDPDGRVAALKQQWKESLREYLPGYTTSNQEVLDAAKDIFGVDTVKSAWSISSDVLMKNSQGAGAGAEKIHLERPGLYLIRIQSEDTIQGMKIVLSGKKNISAYTPKIDFANYAHYAFVLAGEPGNIGLTYTTSPKGDGQPARSRIDIAYWDAALGNAADALITYVLKKQSPDMNVSVIKKIDKLALDEERNGVFYSGFDIDLEETGHYLFMSVPQQDGELDVAVMNMNNDLLVKDETKNGIGIAIMDNKKAQKVNFIAFSRNKGVVQGMTVYFFTPQQ